Below is a window of Rhizobium jaguaris DNA.
GTGGCACTTGATCCCTTCGACCCGATGGCCAATGGCTTTGCCATGACGGATGTCTGGGGGCCGTCGGCGGGGGAGATTTGAGGGTAGTCGGCAACGTTGCCATAGCGCCGTTTCGAGAGCTCGGCGGCCCCTCACCCTAGAGCGTTTCCGTTTTTAGCTGAATCGGAAGGGATTCCGTTTTTGCTTGTTTTGTGATTCAAGATGTTGGCTGGAGTGGAGGCCAGCATCAGATGACTCGACCTCTTTCAAATGATCTTCGTAAGCGTGTTGTTGATGCGATCGAGGCCGGCGAGAGCTGCCGGTCGGTGGCGGCACGGTTCGGTATTGCGGTGTCTTCAGCGGTGAAGTGGTCTCAGCGTTATCGTTCGAGCGGATCCGTCGCGCCCGGGAAGATGGGTGGTCACCGCAAGCGTGTTCTGGAGCCGTACCGGGCGTTTATCGCAGAGCGGATCAACCAGACGCCGCATCTGTCACTGCACGGGTTGAAGGAAGAGTTGGCCGCACGAGGGGTGAAGGTGTCCCACGATACCGTATGGCAGTTCCTGCGGCGCGAAGGGCTGCGGTTCAAAAAAAACACTGTTCGCCCTTGAGCAGGCGCGTGCCGACATAGCGCGGCGACGACAGCGCTGGCGGTCCTGGCAGGCCGGTCTCGATCCAAGACGGCTGGTCTTCATCGACGAAACCTGGATCAAGACCAACATGGCGCCGCTTCGAGGCTGGGGGGCGAGGGGCAAACGCCTGCGCAGCTTCGCCCCGCACGGCCATTGGCGCACCCTGACTTTCCTCGGCGCGCTGCGCTGCGATCGGCTCGCCGCACCTTGTGTCTTCGATGGACCGATCAACGGTCAGTGCTTCCGTGCCTATGTCGAGCAACAACTCCTACCGGTGCTCGAACCCGGCGACATCGTCGTGATGGATAACCTCGGTTCCCACAAGTCGGTCGCCATCCGTCAGATGATCCGCAACGCCGGTGCACGGCTCTGGTACCTGCCGCCCTATTCACCCGACCTCAATCCGATTGAGCAGGCCTTCGCCAAAATCAAGCACTGGATGCGCTTGGCTCAGAAGCGAACCATCGATGACACGTGGCGTCACATCGGACAACTCGTTACAACAATCCAGCCCAACGAATGTAGCAACTACTTCGCCAATGCCGGCTACGCTTCCGTCAAAACCTGAAAGGCTCTAGCCCTCTCCCCGTCTTGACGGGGAGAGGGGACGACCTGCCAGTTGGCGTCTAAGCAATTGGCTGGAAGGTAGGCTGCGAGCACGCCCATCCCCTTCTCCCCGCGAGCGGGGAGAAGGTGGCCGACAGGCCGGATGAGGGGCTTTTTTGGCATGCGCCCTCACTATGCCTTCGGATAGA
It encodes the following:
- a CDS encoding IS630 family transposase (programmed frameshift), producing the protein MTRPLSNDLRKRVVDAIEAGESCRSVAARFGIAVSSAVKWSQRYRSSGSVAPGKMGGHRKRVLEPYRAFIAERINQTPHLSLHGLKEELAARGVKVSHDTVWQFLRREGLRFKKTLFALEQARADIARRRQRWRSWQAGLDPRRLVFIDETWIKTNMAPLRGWGARGKRLRSFAPHGHWRTLTFLGALRCDRLAAPCVFDGPINGQCFRAYVEQQLLPVLEPGDIVVMDNLGSHKSVAIRQMIRNAGARLWYLPPYSPDLNPIEQAFAKIKHWMRLAQKRTIDDTWRHIGQLVTTIQPNECSNYFANAGYASVKT